One region of Gorilla gorilla gorilla isolate KB3781 chromosome 13, NHGRI_mGorGor1-v2.1_pri, whole genome shotgun sequence genomic DNA includes:
- the PKN3 gene encoding serine/threonine-protein kinase N3 isoform X4: MAERRAPSGRSGAMEEGAPRQPGPSQWPPEDEKEVIRRAIQKELKIKEGVENLQRVATDRRHLGHVQQLLRSSNRRLEQLHGELRELHARILLPGPGPGPAEPVASGPRPWAEQLRAQHLEALRRQLHVELKVKQGAENMTHTCASGTPKERKLLAAAQQMLRDSQLKVALLRMKISSLEASGSPEPGPELLAEELQHRLHVEAAVAEGAKNVVKLLSSRRTQDRKALAEAQAQLQESSQKLDLLRLALEQLLEQLPPAHPLRSRVTRELRTAVPGYPQPSGTPVKPTALTGTLQVRLLGCEQLLTAVPGRSPAAALASSPSEGWLRTKAKHQRGRGELASEVLAVLKVDNRVVGQTGWGQVAEQSWDQTFVIPLERARELEIGVHWRDWRQLCGVAFLRLEDFLDNACHQLSLSLVPQGLLFAQVTFCDPVIERRPRLQRQERIFSKRRGQDFLRASQMNLGMAAWGRLVMNLLPPCSSPSTISPPKGCPRTPTTLREASDPATPSNFLPKKTPLGEEMTPPPKPPRLYLPQEPTSEETPRTKRPHMEPRTRRGPSPPASPTRKPPRLQDFRCLAVLGRGHFGKVLLVQFKGTGKYYAIKALKKQEVLSRDEIESLYCEKRILEAVGRTGHPFLLSLLACFQTSSHACFVTEFVPGGDLMMQIHEDVFPEPQARFYVACVVLGLQFLHEKKIIYRDLKLDNLLLDAQGFLKIADFGLCKEGIGFGDRTSTFCGTPEFLAPEVLTQEAYTRAVDWWGLGVLLYEMLVGECPFPGDTEEEVFDCIVNMDAPYPSFLSVQGLELIQKLLQKCPEKRLGADHQLASPARPHHPAPLRAYPVWPCGPALL; the protein is encoded by the exons ATGGCTGAGAGGAGGGCCCCAAGCGGCCGGAGCGGCGCCATGGAGGAGGGGGCGCCGCGGCAG CCTGGGCCGAGCCAGTGGCCCCCAGAGGATGAGAAGGAGGTGATCCGCCGGGCCATCCAGAAAGAGCTGAAGATCAAGGAGGGGGTGGAGAACCTGCAGCGCGTGGCCACAGACCGCCGCCACTTGGGCCATGTGCAGCAGCTGCTGCGGTCCTCCAACCGCCGCCTGGAGCAGCTGCATGGCGAGCTGCGGGAGCTGCACGCCCGAATCCTGCTGCccggccctgggcctggcccagctg AGCCTGTGGCCTCAGGACCCCGGCCGTGGGCAGAGCAGCTCAGGGCTCAGCACCTAGAGGCTCTCCGGAGGCAGCTGCATGTGGAGCTGAAGGTGAAGCAGGGGGCTGAGAACATGACCCACACGTGCGCCAGTGGCACCCCCAAG GAGAGGAAGCTCCTGGCAGCTGCCCAGCAGATGCTGCGGGACAGCCAGCTGAAGGTGGCCCTGCTGCGGATGAAGATCAGCAGCCTGGAGGCCAGTGGGTCCCCGGAGCCAG GGCCTGAGCTGCTGGCGGAGGAGCTACAGCATCGACTGCACGTTGAGGCAGCTGTGGCTGAGGGCGCCAAGAACGTGGTGAAACTGCTTAGTAGCCGGAGAACACAGGACCGCAAGGCACTGGCTGAG GCCCAGGCCCAGCTACAGGAGTCCTCCCAGAAACTGGACCTCCTGCGCCTGGCCTTGGAGCAGCTGCTGGAGCAACTGCCTCCTGCCCACCCTTTGCGCAGCAGAGTGACCCGAGAGTTGCGGACTGCGGTGCCTGGATACCCCCAGCCTTCAGGGACACCTGTGAAGCCCACCGCCCTAACAG GGACACTGCAGGTCCGCCTCCTGGGCTGTGAACAGTTGCTGACAGCCGTGCCTGGGCGCTCCCCAGCGGCCGCACTGGCCAGCAGCCCCTCCGAGGGCTGGCTTCGGACCAAGGCCAAGCACCAGCGTGGCCGAGGCGAGCTTGCCA GCGAGGTGCTGGCTGTGCTAAAGGTGGACAACCGTGTTGTGGGGCAGACGGGCTGGGGGCAGGTAGCCGAACAGTCCTGGGACCAGACCTTTGTCATCCCACTGGAGCGA GCCCGTGAGCTGGAGATTGGGGTGCACTGGCGGGACTGGCGGCAGCTATGTGGCGTGGCCTTCCTGAGACTTGAGGACTTCCTGGACAATGCCTGTCACCAACTGTCCCTCAGCCTGGTACCACAGGGACTGCTTTTTGCCCAG GTGACCTTCTGCGATCCTGTCATTGAGAGGCGGCCCCGGCTGCAGAGGCAGGAACGCATCTTCTCTAAACGCAGAG GCCAGGACTTCCTGAGAGCTTCGCAGATGAACCTCGGCATGGCGGCCTGGGGGCGCCTCGTCATGAACCTGCTGCCCCCCTGCAGCTCCCCGAGCACAATCAGCCCCCCTAAAGGATGCCCTCGGACCCCAACAACACTGCGAGAGGCCTCTGACCCTGCCACTCCCAG TAATTTCCTGCCCAAGAAGACCCCCTTGGGTGAAGAGATGACACCCCCACCTAAGCCCCCACGCCTCTACCTCCCCCAGGAGCCAACATCCGAGGAGACTCCG CGCACCAAACGTCCCCATATGGAGCCTAGGACTCGACGTGGGCCATCTCCACCAGCCTCCCCCACCAG GAAACCCCCTCGGCTTCAGGACTTCCGCTGCTTAGCTGTGCTGGGCCGGGGACACTTTGGGAAG GTCCTCCTGGTCCAGTTCAAGGGAACGGGGAAATACTACGCCATCAAAGCACTGAAGAAGCAGGAGGTGCTCAGCCGGGACGAGATAGAGAG CCTGTACTGCGAGAAGCGGATCCTGGAGGCTGTGGGCCGCACAGGGCACCCTTTCCTGCTCTCCCTCCTTGCCTGCTTCCAGACCTCCAGCCATGCCTGCTTTGTGACTGAGTTTGTGCCTGGTGGCGACCTCATGATGCAGATCCACGAGGATGTCTTCCCCGAGCCCCAGGCCCG CTTCTACGTGGCTTGTGTTGTCCTGGGGCTGCAGTTCTTACACGAGAAGAAGATCATTTACAG GGACCTGAAGTTGGATAACCTTCTGCTGGATGCCCAGGGATTCCTGAAGATCGCAGACTTTGGACTCTGCAAGGAAG GGATCGGCTTCGGGGACCGGACTAGCACCTTCTGTGGCACCCCGGAGTTCCTGGCTCCCGAGGTGCTGACCCAGGAGGCATACACACGGGCTGTGGACTGGTGGGGGCTGGGTGTGCTGCTCTACGAGATGCTGGTGGGCGAG TGCCCGTTCCCAGGGGACACAGAGGAAGAGGTGTTTGACTGCATTGTTAACATGGATGCCCCCTACCCCAGCTTTCTGTCGGTGCAAGGGCTTGAGCTCATTCAGAAG CTCCTCCAGAAGTGCCCGGAGAAGCGCCTCGGGGCGG ACCACCAACTGGCAAGCCCTGCTCGCCCGCACCATCCAGCCCCCCTTCGTGCCTACCCTGTGTGGCCCTGCGGACCTGCGCTACTTTGA
- the PKN3 gene encoding serine/threonine-protein kinase N3 isoform X1, whose amino-acid sequence MAERRAPSGRSGAMEEGAPRQPGPSQWPPEDEKEVIRRAIQKELKIKEGVENLQRVATDRRHLGHVQQLLRSSNRRLEQLHGELRELHARILLPGPGPGPAEPVASGPRPWAEQLRAQHLEALRRQLHVELKVKQGAENMTHTCASGTPKERKLLAAAQQMLRDSQLKVALLRMKISSLEASGSPEPGPELLAEELQHRLHVEAAVAEGAKNVVKLLSSRRTQDRKALAEAQAQLQESSQKLDLLRLALEQLLEQLPPAHPLRSRVTRELRTAVPGYPQPSGTPVKPTALTGTLQVRLLGCEQLLTAVPGRSPAAALASSPSEGWLRTKAKHQRGRGELASEVLAVLKVDNRVVGQTGWGQVAEQSWDQTFVIPLERARELEIGVHWRDWRQLCGVAFLRLEDFLDNACHQLSLSLVPQGLLFAQVTFCDPVIERRPRLQRQERIFSKRRGQDFLRASQMNLGMAAWGRLVMNLLPPCSSPSTISPPKGCPRTPTTLREASDPATPSNFLPKKTPLGEEMTPPPKPPRLYLPQEPTSEETPRTKRPHMEPRTRRGPSPPASPTRKPPRLQDFRCLAVLGRGHFGKVLLVQFKGTGKYYAIKALKKQEVLSRDEIESLYCEKRILEAVGRTGHPFLLSLLACFQTSSHACFVTEFVPGGDLMMQIHEDVFPEPQARFYVACVVLGLQFLHEKKIIYRDLKLDNLLLDAQGFLKIADFGLCKEGIGFGDRTSTFCGTPEFLAPEVLTQEAYTRAVDWWGLGVLLYEMLVGECPFPGDTEEEVFDCIVNMDAPYPSFLSVQGLELIQKLLQKCPEKRLGAGEQDAEEIKVQPFFRTTNWQALLARTIQPPFVPTLCGPADLRYFEGEFTGLPPALTPPAPHSLLTARQQAAFRDFDFVSERFLEP is encoded by the exons ATGGCTGAGAGGAGGGCCCCAAGCGGCCGGAGCGGCGCCATGGAGGAGGGGGCGCCGCGGCAG CCTGGGCCGAGCCAGTGGCCCCCAGAGGATGAGAAGGAGGTGATCCGCCGGGCCATCCAGAAAGAGCTGAAGATCAAGGAGGGGGTGGAGAACCTGCAGCGCGTGGCCACAGACCGCCGCCACTTGGGCCATGTGCAGCAGCTGCTGCGGTCCTCCAACCGCCGCCTGGAGCAGCTGCATGGCGAGCTGCGGGAGCTGCACGCCCGAATCCTGCTGCccggccctgggcctggcccagctg AGCCTGTGGCCTCAGGACCCCGGCCGTGGGCAGAGCAGCTCAGGGCTCAGCACCTAGAGGCTCTCCGGAGGCAGCTGCATGTGGAGCTGAAGGTGAAGCAGGGGGCTGAGAACATGACCCACACGTGCGCCAGTGGCACCCCCAAG GAGAGGAAGCTCCTGGCAGCTGCCCAGCAGATGCTGCGGGACAGCCAGCTGAAGGTGGCCCTGCTGCGGATGAAGATCAGCAGCCTGGAGGCCAGTGGGTCCCCGGAGCCAG GGCCTGAGCTGCTGGCGGAGGAGCTACAGCATCGACTGCACGTTGAGGCAGCTGTGGCTGAGGGCGCCAAGAACGTGGTGAAACTGCTTAGTAGCCGGAGAACACAGGACCGCAAGGCACTGGCTGAG GCCCAGGCCCAGCTACAGGAGTCCTCCCAGAAACTGGACCTCCTGCGCCTGGCCTTGGAGCAGCTGCTGGAGCAACTGCCTCCTGCCCACCCTTTGCGCAGCAGAGTGACCCGAGAGTTGCGGACTGCGGTGCCTGGATACCCCCAGCCTTCAGGGACACCTGTGAAGCCCACCGCCCTAACAG GGACACTGCAGGTCCGCCTCCTGGGCTGTGAACAGTTGCTGACAGCCGTGCCTGGGCGCTCCCCAGCGGCCGCACTGGCCAGCAGCCCCTCCGAGGGCTGGCTTCGGACCAAGGCCAAGCACCAGCGTGGCCGAGGCGAGCTTGCCA GCGAGGTGCTGGCTGTGCTAAAGGTGGACAACCGTGTTGTGGGGCAGACGGGCTGGGGGCAGGTAGCCGAACAGTCCTGGGACCAGACCTTTGTCATCCCACTGGAGCGA GCCCGTGAGCTGGAGATTGGGGTGCACTGGCGGGACTGGCGGCAGCTATGTGGCGTGGCCTTCCTGAGACTTGAGGACTTCCTGGACAATGCCTGTCACCAACTGTCCCTCAGCCTGGTACCACAGGGACTGCTTTTTGCCCAG GTGACCTTCTGCGATCCTGTCATTGAGAGGCGGCCCCGGCTGCAGAGGCAGGAACGCATCTTCTCTAAACGCAGAG GCCAGGACTTCCTGAGAGCTTCGCAGATGAACCTCGGCATGGCGGCCTGGGGGCGCCTCGTCATGAACCTGCTGCCCCCCTGCAGCTCCCCGAGCACAATCAGCCCCCCTAAAGGATGCCCTCGGACCCCAACAACACTGCGAGAGGCCTCTGACCCTGCCACTCCCAG TAATTTCCTGCCCAAGAAGACCCCCTTGGGTGAAGAGATGACACCCCCACCTAAGCCCCCACGCCTCTACCTCCCCCAGGAGCCAACATCCGAGGAGACTCCG CGCACCAAACGTCCCCATATGGAGCCTAGGACTCGACGTGGGCCATCTCCACCAGCCTCCCCCACCAG GAAACCCCCTCGGCTTCAGGACTTCCGCTGCTTAGCTGTGCTGGGCCGGGGACACTTTGGGAAG GTCCTCCTGGTCCAGTTCAAGGGAACGGGGAAATACTACGCCATCAAAGCACTGAAGAAGCAGGAGGTGCTCAGCCGGGACGAGATAGAGAG CCTGTACTGCGAGAAGCGGATCCTGGAGGCTGTGGGCCGCACAGGGCACCCTTTCCTGCTCTCCCTCCTTGCCTGCTTCCAGACCTCCAGCCATGCCTGCTTTGTGACTGAGTTTGTGCCTGGTGGCGACCTCATGATGCAGATCCACGAGGATGTCTTCCCCGAGCCCCAGGCCCG CTTCTACGTGGCTTGTGTTGTCCTGGGGCTGCAGTTCTTACACGAGAAGAAGATCATTTACAG GGACCTGAAGTTGGATAACCTTCTGCTGGATGCCCAGGGATTCCTGAAGATCGCAGACTTTGGACTCTGCAAGGAAG GGATCGGCTTCGGGGACCGGACTAGCACCTTCTGTGGCACCCCGGAGTTCCTGGCTCCCGAGGTGCTGACCCAGGAGGCATACACACGGGCTGTGGACTGGTGGGGGCTGGGTGTGCTGCTCTACGAGATGCTGGTGGGCGAG TGCCCGTTCCCAGGGGACACAGAGGAAGAGGTGTTTGACTGCATTGTTAACATGGATGCCCCCTACCCCAGCTTTCTGTCGGTGCAAGGGCTTGAGCTCATTCAGAAG CTCCTCCAGAAGTGCCCGGAGAAGCGCCTCGGGGCGGGTGAGCAGGATGCCGAGGAGATCAAGGTCCAGCCATTCTTCAGG ACCACCAACTGGCAAGCCCTGCTCGCCCGCACCATCCAGCCCCCCTTCGTGCCTACCCTGTGTGGCCCTGCGGACCTGCGCTACTTTGAGGGCGAGTTCACAGGGCTGCCGCCTGCCCTGACCCCACCTGCACCCCACAGCCTCCTCACTGCCCGCCAACAGGCCGCCTTCCGGGACTTCGACTTTGTGTCAGAGCGATTCCTGGAACCCTGA
- the PKN3 gene encoding serine/threonine-protein kinase N3 isoform X2, producing MEHREPGPSQWPPEDEKEVIRRAIQKELKIKEGVENLQRVATDRRHLGHVQQLLRSSNRRLEQLHGELRELHARILLPGPGPGPAEPVASGPRPWAEQLRAQHLEALRRQLHVELKVKQGAENMTHTCASGTPKERKLLAAAQQMLRDSQLKVALLRMKISSLEASGSPEPGPELLAEELQHRLHVEAAVAEGAKNVVKLLSSRRTQDRKALAEAQAQLQESSQKLDLLRLALEQLLEQLPPAHPLRSRVTRELRTAVPGYPQPSGTPVKPTALTGTLQVRLLGCEQLLTAVPGRSPAAALASSPSEGWLRTKAKHQRGRGELASEVLAVLKVDNRVVGQTGWGQVAEQSWDQTFVIPLERARELEIGVHWRDWRQLCGVAFLRLEDFLDNACHQLSLSLVPQGLLFAQVTFCDPVIERRPRLQRQERIFSKRRGQDFLRASQMNLGMAAWGRLVMNLLPPCSSPSTISPPKGCPRTPTTLREASDPATPSNFLPKKTPLGEEMTPPPKPPRLYLPQEPTSEETPRTKRPHMEPRTRRGPSPPASPTRKPPRLQDFRCLAVLGRGHFGKVLLVQFKGTGKYYAIKALKKQEVLSRDEIESLYCEKRILEAVGRTGHPFLLSLLACFQTSSHACFVTEFVPGGDLMMQIHEDVFPEPQARFYVACVVLGLQFLHEKKIIYRDLKLDNLLLDAQGFLKIADFGLCKEGIGFGDRTSTFCGTPEFLAPEVLTQEAYTRAVDWWGLGVLLYEMLVGECPFPGDTEEEVFDCIVNMDAPYPSFLSVQGLELIQKLLQKCPEKRLGAGEQDAEEIKVQPFFRTTNWQALLARTIQPPFVPTLCGPADLRYFEGEFTGLPPALTPPAPHSLLTARQQAAFRDFDFVSERFLEP from the exons ATGGAACACAGAGAG CCTGGGCCGAGCCAGTGGCCCCCAGAGGATGAGAAGGAGGTGATCCGCCGGGCCATCCAGAAAGAGCTGAAGATCAAGGAGGGGGTGGAGAACCTGCAGCGCGTGGCCACAGACCGCCGCCACTTGGGCCATGTGCAGCAGCTGCTGCGGTCCTCCAACCGCCGCCTGGAGCAGCTGCATGGCGAGCTGCGGGAGCTGCACGCCCGAATCCTGCTGCccggccctgggcctggcccagctg AGCCTGTGGCCTCAGGACCCCGGCCGTGGGCAGAGCAGCTCAGGGCTCAGCACCTAGAGGCTCTCCGGAGGCAGCTGCATGTGGAGCTGAAGGTGAAGCAGGGGGCTGAGAACATGACCCACACGTGCGCCAGTGGCACCCCCAAG GAGAGGAAGCTCCTGGCAGCTGCCCAGCAGATGCTGCGGGACAGCCAGCTGAAGGTGGCCCTGCTGCGGATGAAGATCAGCAGCCTGGAGGCCAGTGGGTCCCCGGAGCCAG GGCCTGAGCTGCTGGCGGAGGAGCTACAGCATCGACTGCACGTTGAGGCAGCTGTGGCTGAGGGCGCCAAGAACGTGGTGAAACTGCTTAGTAGCCGGAGAACACAGGACCGCAAGGCACTGGCTGAG GCCCAGGCCCAGCTACAGGAGTCCTCCCAGAAACTGGACCTCCTGCGCCTGGCCTTGGAGCAGCTGCTGGAGCAACTGCCTCCTGCCCACCCTTTGCGCAGCAGAGTGACCCGAGAGTTGCGGACTGCGGTGCCTGGATACCCCCAGCCTTCAGGGACACCTGTGAAGCCCACCGCCCTAACAG GGACACTGCAGGTCCGCCTCCTGGGCTGTGAACAGTTGCTGACAGCCGTGCCTGGGCGCTCCCCAGCGGCCGCACTGGCCAGCAGCCCCTCCGAGGGCTGGCTTCGGACCAAGGCCAAGCACCAGCGTGGCCGAGGCGAGCTTGCCA GCGAGGTGCTGGCTGTGCTAAAGGTGGACAACCGTGTTGTGGGGCAGACGGGCTGGGGGCAGGTAGCCGAACAGTCCTGGGACCAGACCTTTGTCATCCCACTGGAGCGA GCCCGTGAGCTGGAGATTGGGGTGCACTGGCGGGACTGGCGGCAGCTATGTGGCGTGGCCTTCCTGAGACTTGAGGACTTCCTGGACAATGCCTGTCACCAACTGTCCCTCAGCCTGGTACCACAGGGACTGCTTTTTGCCCAG GTGACCTTCTGCGATCCTGTCATTGAGAGGCGGCCCCGGCTGCAGAGGCAGGAACGCATCTTCTCTAAACGCAGAG GCCAGGACTTCCTGAGAGCTTCGCAGATGAACCTCGGCATGGCGGCCTGGGGGCGCCTCGTCATGAACCTGCTGCCCCCCTGCAGCTCCCCGAGCACAATCAGCCCCCCTAAAGGATGCCCTCGGACCCCAACAACACTGCGAGAGGCCTCTGACCCTGCCACTCCCAG TAATTTCCTGCCCAAGAAGACCCCCTTGGGTGAAGAGATGACACCCCCACCTAAGCCCCCACGCCTCTACCTCCCCCAGGAGCCAACATCCGAGGAGACTCCG CGCACCAAACGTCCCCATATGGAGCCTAGGACTCGACGTGGGCCATCTCCACCAGCCTCCCCCACCAG GAAACCCCCTCGGCTTCAGGACTTCCGCTGCTTAGCTGTGCTGGGCCGGGGACACTTTGGGAAG GTCCTCCTGGTCCAGTTCAAGGGAACGGGGAAATACTACGCCATCAAAGCACTGAAGAAGCAGGAGGTGCTCAGCCGGGACGAGATAGAGAG CCTGTACTGCGAGAAGCGGATCCTGGAGGCTGTGGGCCGCACAGGGCACCCTTTCCTGCTCTCCCTCCTTGCCTGCTTCCAGACCTCCAGCCATGCCTGCTTTGTGACTGAGTTTGTGCCTGGTGGCGACCTCATGATGCAGATCCACGAGGATGTCTTCCCCGAGCCCCAGGCCCG CTTCTACGTGGCTTGTGTTGTCCTGGGGCTGCAGTTCTTACACGAGAAGAAGATCATTTACAG GGACCTGAAGTTGGATAACCTTCTGCTGGATGCCCAGGGATTCCTGAAGATCGCAGACTTTGGACTCTGCAAGGAAG GGATCGGCTTCGGGGACCGGACTAGCACCTTCTGTGGCACCCCGGAGTTCCTGGCTCCCGAGGTGCTGACCCAGGAGGCATACACACGGGCTGTGGACTGGTGGGGGCTGGGTGTGCTGCTCTACGAGATGCTGGTGGGCGAG TGCCCGTTCCCAGGGGACACAGAGGAAGAGGTGTTTGACTGCATTGTTAACATGGATGCCCCCTACCCCAGCTTTCTGTCGGTGCAAGGGCTTGAGCTCATTCAGAAG CTCCTCCAGAAGTGCCCGGAGAAGCGCCTCGGGGCGGGTGAGCAGGATGCCGAGGAGATCAAGGTCCAGCCATTCTTCAGG ACCACCAACTGGCAAGCCCTGCTCGCCCGCACCATCCAGCCCCCCTTCGTGCCTACCCTGTGTGGCCCTGCGGACCTGCGCTACTTTGAGGGCGAGTTCACAGGGCTGCCGCCTGCCCTGACCCCACCTGCACCCCACAGCCTCCTCACTGCCCGCCAACAGGCCGCCTTCCGGGACTTCGACTTTGTGTCAGAGCGATTCCTGGAACCCTGA
- the PKN3 gene encoding serine/threonine-protein kinase N3 isoform X3, producing the protein MTHTCASGTPKERKLLAAAQQMLRDSQLKVALLRMKISSLEASGSPEPGPELLAEELQHRLHVEAAVAEGAKNVVKLLSSRRTQDRKALAEAQAQLQESSQKLDLLRLALEQLLEQLPPAHPLRSRVTRELRTAVPGYPQPSGTPVKPTALTGTLQVRLLGCEQLLTAVPGRSPAAALASSPSEGWLRTKAKHQRGRGELASEVLAVLKVDNRVVGQTGWGQVAEQSWDQTFVIPLERARELEIGVHWRDWRQLCGVAFLRLEDFLDNACHQLSLSLVPQGLLFAQVTFCDPVIERRPRLQRQERIFSKRRGQDFLRASQMNLGMAAWGRLVMNLLPPCSSPSTISPPKGCPRTPTTLREASDPATPSNFLPKKTPLGEEMTPPPKPPRLYLPQEPTSEETPRTKRPHMEPRTRRGPSPPASPTRKPPRLQDFRCLAVLGRGHFGKVLLVQFKGTGKYYAIKALKKQEVLSRDEIESLYCEKRILEAVGRTGHPFLLSLLACFQTSSHACFVTEFVPGGDLMMQIHEDVFPEPQARFYVACVVLGLQFLHEKKIIYRDLKLDNLLLDAQGFLKIADFGLCKEGIGFGDRTSTFCGTPEFLAPEVLTQEAYTRAVDWWGLGVLLYEMLVGECPFPGDTEEEVFDCIVNMDAPYPSFLSVQGLELIQKLLQKCPEKRLGAGEQDAEEIKVQPFFRTTNWQALLARTIQPPFVPTLCGPADLRYFEGEFTGLPPALTPPAPHSLLTARQQAAFRDFDFVSERFLEP; encoded by the exons ATGACCCACACGTGCGCCAGTGGCACCCCCAAG GAGAGGAAGCTCCTGGCAGCTGCCCAGCAGATGCTGCGGGACAGCCAGCTGAAGGTGGCCCTGCTGCGGATGAAGATCAGCAGCCTGGAGGCCAGTGGGTCCCCGGAGCCAG GGCCTGAGCTGCTGGCGGAGGAGCTACAGCATCGACTGCACGTTGAGGCAGCTGTGGCTGAGGGCGCCAAGAACGTGGTGAAACTGCTTAGTAGCCGGAGAACACAGGACCGCAAGGCACTGGCTGAG GCCCAGGCCCAGCTACAGGAGTCCTCCCAGAAACTGGACCTCCTGCGCCTGGCCTTGGAGCAGCTGCTGGAGCAACTGCCTCCTGCCCACCCTTTGCGCAGCAGAGTGACCCGAGAGTTGCGGACTGCGGTGCCTGGATACCCCCAGCCTTCAGGGACACCTGTGAAGCCCACCGCCCTAACAG GGACACTGCAGGTCCGCCTCCTGGGCTGTGAACAGTTGCTGACAGCCGTGCCTGGGCGCTCCCCAGCGGCCGCACTGGCCAGCAGCCCCTCCGAGGGCTGGCTTCGGACCAAGGCCAAGCACCAGCGTGGCCGAGGCGAGCTTGCCA GCGAGGTGCTGGCTGTGCTAAAGGTGGACAACCGTGTTGTGGGGCAGACGGGCTGGGGGCAGGTAGCCGAACAGTCCTGGGACCAGACCTTTGTCATCCCACTGGAGCGA GCCCGTGAGCTGGAGATTGGGGTGCACTGGCGGGACTGGCGGCAGCTATGTGGCGTGGCCTTCCTGAGACTTGAGGACTTCCTGGACAATGCCTGTCACCAACTGTCCCTCAGCCTGGTACCACAGGGACTGCTTTTTGCCCAG GTGACCTTCTGCGATCCTGTCATTGAGAGGCGGCCCCGGCTGCAGAGGCAGGAACGCATCTTCTCTAAACGCAGAG GCCAGGACTTCCTGAGAGCTTCGCAGATGAACCTCGGCATGGCGGCCTGGGGGCGCCTCGTCATGAACCTGCTGCCCCCCTGCAGCTCCCCGAGCACAATCAGCCCCCCTAAAGGATGCCCTCGGACCCCAACAACACTGCGAGAGGCCTCTGACCCTGCCACTCCCAG TAATTTCCTGCCCAAGAAGACCCCCTTGGGTGAAGAGATGACACCCCCACCTAAGCCCCCACGCCTCTACCTCCCCCAGGAGCCAACATCCGAGGAGACTCCG CGCACCAAACGTCCCCATATGGAGCCTAGGACTCGACGTGGGCCATCTCCACCAGCCTCCCCCACCAG GAAACCCCCTCGGCTTCAGGACTTCCGCTGCTTAGCTGTGCTGGGCCGGGGACACTTTGGGAAG GTCCTCCTGGTCCAGTTCAAGGGAACGGGGAAATACTACGCCATCAAAGCACTGAAGAAGCAGGAGGTGCTCAGCCGGGACGAGATAGAGAG CCTGTACTGCGAGAAGCGGATCCTGGAGGCTGTGGGCCGCACAGGGCACCCTTTCCTGCTCTCCCTCCTTGCCTGCTTCCAGACCTCCAGCCATGCCTGCTTTGTGACTGAGTTTGTGCCTGGTGGCGACCTCATGATGCAGATCCACGAGGATGTCTTCCCCGAGCCCCAGGCCCG CTTCTACGTGGCTTGTGTTGTCCTGGGGCTGCAGTTCTTACACGAGAAGAAGATCATTTACAG GGACCTGAAGTTGGATAACCTTCTGCTGGATGCCCAGGGATTCCTGAAGATCGCAGACTTTGGACTCTGCAAGGAAG GGATCGGCTTCGGGGACCGGACTAGCACCTTCTGTGGCACCCCGGAGTTCCTGGCTCCCGAGGTGCTGACCCAGGAGGCATACACACGGGCTGTGGACTGGTGGGGGCTGGGTGTGCTGCTCTACGAGATGCTGGTGGGCGAG TGCCCGTTCCCAGGGGACACAGAGGAAGAGGTGTTTGACTGCATTGTTAACATGGATGCCCCCTACCCCAGCTTTCTGTCGGTGCAAGGGCTTGAGCTCATTCAGAAG CTCCTCCAGAAGTGCCCGGAGAAGCGCCTCGGGGCGGGTGAGCAGGATGCCGAGGAGATCAAGGTCCAGCCATTCTTCAGG ACCACCAACTGGCAAGCCCTGCTCGCCCGCACCATCCAGCCCCCCTTCGTGCCTACCCTGTGTGGCCCTGCGGACCTGCGCTACTTTGAGGGCGAGTTCACAGGGCTGCCGCCTGCCCTGACCCCACCTGCACCCCACAGCCTCCTCACTGCCCGCCAACAGGCCGCCTTCCGGGACTTCGACTTTGTGTCAGAGCGATTCCTGGAACCCTGA